GTCCAGCGGGGCAGCTCGTCCCAGTCGACGAGGGTGACCGCGACACCGGTCTTGCCGGCCCGCCCGGTACGCCCGATGCGGTGCACGTAGGCCTGCTCGTCCTCGGGGATCTGGTAGTTGACGACGTGGGTGACGTCGTCGATGTCGATGCCGCGGGCGGCCACGTCGGTGGCCACCAGCACGTCGATGTCGCCGGCGCGGAACGCCTTGAGCGCCTTTTCCCGGGCGACCTGGTTCAGGTCGCCGTGCACGGCGCCGACCTTGAAGCCCCGCTCGGCCAGCTCGTCGGCGACCTTCTGGGCGGTGCGCTTGGTGCGGGTGAAGATCATGGTCGCGCCGCGGCCCTCGGCCTGCAGCACGCGGCTGACCAGCTCGACCTTGTCCAGCGCGTGGGCACGGTAGACGAACTGCTCCGTCTTGTCGTGCACGGCCGACGAATGGGGCGCCTCGGCGCGGATGTGGGTCGGCTGGTTCATGAACGTGCGGGCCAGCGTGATGATCGGTCCCGGCATGGTCGCCGAGAACAGCATCGCCTGCCGGTCGGTGGGGATCTGGCGCAGGATGCGCTCGATGTCCGGCAGGAAGCCCAGGTCGAGCATCTCGTCGGCCTCGTCGAGCACCAGCATCGAGAGCCCGCCGAGCTGCAGGTGGCCCTGCTGGGCGAGGTCGAGCAACCTGCCCGGAGTGCCCACCACCACGTCGGCGCCGGCGCGCAGCGCCTCGATCTGCGGCTCGTAGGCCCGCCCGCCGTAGATGGACACCACCGACAGCGGTCGGCCGTCTTCGGCGGTCAGATACTTGGCGGCGGTGGCCAGGTCCTCGGTCACCTGCATGCAAAGCTCACGGGTGGGCACCACGACCAGCGCGCGCGGCGCACCAGTCAGCGGCCGCTCGCCGTTGGTGACGCGCTGCAGCAGCGGCACCCCGAAGGCAAAGGTCTTGCCCATGCCGGTGCGGGCCTGGCCGATCACGTCGTCACCGGCCAGGGCCATCGGCAGGGTGAGTTCCTGGATGGCAAAGGGATGCTCGATGCCCTTTTCGGCCAGCGCGCGCACGATTTCGTCGCGGACGCCGAGTTCGGCAAAGCTGAGTTCAGTCGTATTTGTTGCGGTCATATGGGGGTGGGAAACCTTTCGGTGACGTTCCGTCGTGTATCGGTGTTTTCTCGGTCGCGGTTCACGCGCGCACGAGTTCCGACTCCGAAAACGTCGCCGAGTCGCCGGCCCCTCGCTCAGTCCGAGGTTCGATCTGAGCGGGCCCAATCCAGGCGGGCCAGCACGTGCACGCACATTTCGCCGGTAATGGCGGTAACGGGCATGCCAATACCTAAGCCCATGATAGCTGGTCGACAGCCGGCCCCCATGAACCGGCGGATTCGCCGACTAGAGTGTTGCCATGACCCGGTCCTCCTGGCAGCCCTCCGAAGCCGATCTGGAAGCCGACCGGGCGGACGCCCCGCTACTGCTGACGGCCGATCATCCCGGCGTCAATGAGCTGTTCGCCGTCCTGGCATACGCCGAGATCGCGGCGTTCTACCGGCTCACAGACGAGGCGCGGATGGCGCCCGACCTTCGCGGCCGGATCTCGATGGCGAGCATGGCCGCCGCCGAGATGGGCCACTACGAGCTGCTGCGCGACGCGCTGGAGCGCCGTGGCGTCGACGTTGTGGTGGCGATGTCGAAATACGTTTC
This genomic window from Mycobacterium saskatchewanense contains:
- a CDS encoding DEAD/DEAH box helicase, which translates into the protein MTATNTTELSFAELGVRDEIVRALAEKGIEHPFAIQELTLPMALAGDDVIGQARTGMGKTFAFGVPLLQRVTNGERPLTGAPRALVVVPTRELCMQVTEDLATAAKYLTAEDGRPLSVVSIYGGRAYEPQIEALRAGADVVVGTPGRLLDLAQQGHLQLGGLSMLVLDEADEMLDLGFLPDIERILRQIPTDRQAMLFSATMPGPIITLARTFMNQPTHIRAEAPHSSAVHDKTEQFVYRAHALDKVELVSRVLQAEGRGATMIFTRTKRTAQKVADELAERGFKVGAVHGDLNQVAREKALKAFRAGDIDVLVATDVAARGIDIDDVTHVVNYQIPEDEQAYVHRIGRTGRAGKTGVAVTLVDWDELPRWTMIDKALGLDTPEPAETYSNSPHLYAELGIPAEARGSVGSPRGTQTKRRDDGRDGQAEKSDKPARKRSGTRRRTRGGQPVTAHPAGNAAAGPATGEPTAEAASSSPSANPGASRRRRRRRKPAEASAPAN